The Tolypothrix sp. NIES-4075 DNA window TCACCTCAAAACTATATATGGGAGCATCTTTTAAAGAACCGCCAAATTTCCGAATACTCTCCACAAGCAATAGAGAATAATCTTCTATTGGACCTGCTTCTGTACAAATTAGAAAAGCAATGGATGTTGACATAAGTTTAAGCCCCTTGGTTTATATAACCTCTTGTATGAATAAGTTTTGCAGATACTAATTAATACATTTCAGACAATACTGAATAGACAAGATTGCATAAATATTTTTTTGCTTCACGCACAAGCACAGCGGACGCTCAGACTGTCCGCTTCTGGCAATCAGAACGCATCCTCGACAGAGGCACAGACAAAGAGTATAAAATTATGACTTTTGCAATAAGTGTAATAAGTATCTCGATAAAATTACAATACCATATCGTCAACGCTCTTAACAGTGAATAATATAATAAATTTCCCATTAAAAGATATTATTTATAGTGGCTGTTTAGGAAATTATTCTGATATATTATGGTTGTTTCTTTATTATATGAAAAAGTGTTTCAGTTGTTTTGATAATGAACAAATTTTAGTATATTATATTCCGGACAGGGGAATATAAAAAGCTATATGAATAGGCGAAGCCTTTTAAAACTCAGTTTCCTCACTACTGTCTCTTGGTTCTTTTTCGAGTCATCAGTCAAAGCTTGTGTCAGTAATGGCGTTCTTGCTCAATTACATCAAAAGCTACTGAATTTGCCACACCTGAAGAATTTCCAAGTCATTGGAGAACGCTACCTCAAGTTGTATCCAGAGGAGACTCAACTGAAGCATCTGATTGCTGGGTTTAGCGAACTAGTTGTCATCGCAGGAGACTCACAGCTAGAAAATGATTGGTATCGGTGGCTGCTCTTCAAAATTAAACAAGACTTCAAGCACCGACAAACGGTTCAAATTGATGGGTGGATTTTTTCTAAGACAGAAGCTCAGTTGTGTGCTCTAGCGACATACTTGTAGCCCTTGGCAGTACCTGTTATCTGCTAATTATAAATCGATTTTTAGAAAGTTAAATAGTTTCTGGCTTACGTTATTTGCAAGTTTTCTTATGCCAAACAAACTTGCAATCATCAAAGAAGAACATTTATGCTATTTAATTCTTACGCTTTCATCTTTGTATTTTTACCGATAACACTTATCCTCTTCTTTAGTTTAGCTAGTTTACGTCTAACGCGGGGGTCTCTTGCCGTCCTCACGCTCGCCTCCCTAGTATTTTATGCTTACTGGAGTTGGGTTTATCTTCCCCTGCTGCTGATTTCCATTGTGTTTAACTATCTTATCGGCAAGCGCATAAGCAAAGCCGATCGCGGCAGTAAGCTTTCTCAAATCTTACTGTTAGTGGGGATAGGGGTTAACCTAGCCCTGCTAGGATACTACAAATATGCGGGCTTTTTTATCAGCTCAATCAACCACTTTAGCCACAGTAACTCGCCTATTCCTGACATTATCCTGCCGCTGGGCATTTCCTTTTACACCTTCACCCAAACCGCTTATTTAGTAGACACCTATCGCAGTGAAATACAAGATTCCAACTACGACCTGTTAACCTATAGCCTGTTTGTCACTTTCTTTCCCCACCTAATCGCAGGTCCCATCTTGCATCACAAGGACATGATTCCGCAGTTTCAAAGGCTGCGGAACTTTGTTTTTTATCATGAAAACCTGGTGCGGGGTTTAACTTTATTTGTTCTAGGGTTATCCAAGAAATTATTAATTGCCGATAACCTATCACCTTGGGTAGCGCCTATATTCGATCATTCTAGCCACACTACCTTCAGCGAAGCCTGGGTAGGGACTCTCTCTTATGCCTTTCAACTATATTTTGACTTTTCTGGCTACTGTGATATGGCAATTGGCTTGGGTTGGATGCTGAATATCAACCTGCCAGCAAATTTTAACTCTCCCTACAAAGCAATTTCAATCAGTGACTTCTGGCTGCGTTGGCACATCACCCTATCCAACTTCCTGCGCGATTATCTCTATATCCCTTTGGGGGCTAATCGCTTGGGGGAAGTTCGCCAGTATCTTAATCTGATGATTACCATGCTGCTGGCTGGACTGTGGCACGGTGCCAACTGGACGTTTGTGGTGTTTGGTGGTCTGCATGGGGTGTATCTGTGCGTTGACCAGTGGTGGCGCAAGCAGGAGATTTCCTTACCGAAGTGGTTGGCGTGGAGCGTGACTTTTGTAGCTTTGTTGTTCAGCTTGGTGTTTTTTCGATCGCACACCGTCGGGGATGCGATCGCACTTTTGCAAGTCATGATAGGGTTTAAAGGAATTGTGTTGCCGTTTAACCCACAGGGCTACTTTTCTGTGTTAACCCACTTTGGGGTGCAGTTGCAGGAGTGGAGTTTTTTCGCATACCTGCCACCTCCTGAGGAACAAAGCATTGGGAAACTGATCGGACTGTTGCTAGTGGTAACTTTGTTGCCCAATACGCTGCAAATTATGGAATGGGTTCAACCGACTTGGCGGTGGGCAACTGTGGTGGGTATTCTCAGCGGATTTTGTTTTCTGTCACTCAACCACGTAGCTGAATTTCTTTACTTCCAGTTTTAAAGCAGCAAATCAATGTTAGCAAAACCCGTACTCAAATTCTCGACATTAGTAGAGCTACTGCACAAAAGAGCCTTTGACCAGTCTGACCGCACAGCTTATACATTTCTAGAAGATGGAAACAGAGAAGCAGGACACCTAACATATCATCAGCTGGAGCGACGCGCCCAATCGATAGCCGCTCAGTTGCAGTCCCTTACCGCCACAGGCTCTCGAGCCTTGCTGCTTTACCCGCAGGGGTTGGAATTCATTGCTGCCTTTTGCGGTTGCCTGTATGCAGGAGTCATCGCCATCCCCGCGCCGCCACCCGATCCCACGCGACTGAAGCGAACCTTACCCAGACTTGAGGCGATCGCCCTCAATGCTGGAGCCACCCTGGTGCTGACCACTTCCCACCTCATGATTCAGCTTGAGGAAAACTCCTCACAGATAAAAGAATTCCCAACCGACCACTGGCTTTGCACCGACAAGATTACAGAAGAATTAGCCCAAGAATGGCAACAACCAGAAATCAGCAGCGACACCCTAGCCTACCTCCAGTACACCTCCGGCTCCACCTCGACCCCCAAGGGAGTGATGGTCAGCCACGGCAACCTGATGCACCATGCAACTTCCCTCCAAAAAGCGTGCGAATACACATCGGACAGCATTACCGTGACCTGGATGCCGTACTTCCACGATTATGGATTGGTTCAAGGCATGATCTTACCGCTTTACACAGGTACTCCCTGCTACCTGATGTCGCCCTTTTCCTTTATCAGGCGTCCGTTCCACTGGCTATTAGCAATTTCCCGTTATCGAGCTACCCACAGCCAAGCACCGAATTTTGCTTACGACCAGTGTATTCGTCGGATTACGCCAGAGCAACGCGCTCAACTGAATTTGAGTAGTTGGCAAGCTGCGGGCATTGGTGCTGAACCCATTAAGCCTCCAGTAATGCAAGAGTTTATTGAAACCTTTGCACCCTGCGGTTTCCGTGCCGAAGCCTTTGCACCGGCTTACGGACTTGCGGAAGCGACTCTGGTGGTTTCCAGCAGTTCGATGGGTTCACCTCCCGTGTTTTGCACCCTTGATGCTGCATCCCTAGAAAGGAATCGGGTGATTGAAGCAACCGAACATCAGAAAATGGTACGGACGATACCAGGATGCGGTCCCTTAATAGGCGATACGAAAGTAGTCATTGCCAATCCTGACAATTTGACTGAGTGTGAGCCGGATGAAGTGGGCGAGATTTGGGTAGCAAACCCCAGTGTAGCACTAGGTTACTGGCAGCACCACGAGGAAACTGAGAAAACCTTTCGAGCACAACTGCGAGACACACAAGAAGGACTCTTTTTGCGTACTGGCGACCTGGGATTCATCAAAGACGGTGAGTTGTTCGTCACGGGGCGAATTAAAGATTTAATCATTATCTTGGGAAGGAATTATTATCCCCAGGATATTGAATTCACTGTAGAACGAAGCCACAATGCAGTGCGTTCCAACGGTGGGGCGGCATTTTCCGTCGAGGTGAATGGCGAAGAGCGACTGGTAATTGTTCAAGAGATCGAACGCGGTCAATTGCGGAATCTGGATACGGATGAAGTGATGGAGTCAATCCGTCAGGCAGTGGCACAAGAACATGAACTGCCAGTTTATGCTGTAGCGCTAATTAAAGGTGGAAGCATTCCCAAAACTTCTAGCGGTAAAATCCAGCGCCGCGCTTGTCAGAGTGCGTTTCTTAGCGGTACTCTCGATGTCGTAGCTGAGTGGATGTCCAATCTGAACGGCGTTTGTGCAGAAGGCGGGGCTACTGGTGAAACGGTCGAGTTGTTGCCAAAAAGCACCCCCATACAAAAAAAAATCGCCGCGATTTGGGCAAATTGCCTGGTTTTGCCACAAGTTGGACTTTATGACAACTTCTTTATCTTAGGGGGACATTCTCTCCATGCGGTGCAAATTATCTCTGAAGTGGGTGAAGCTTTCTCCATAGATTTGCCGCCAAGCCAACTGTTGGAATCCCCTACCGTAGCCAGTCTATCAGCAAAGGTAGAGGCAGCTCTCACACGCAAACGGCAACAGACTCAACACAAGAAAAAAGGCTTGAGAACTTACCAGCAATTTTATTGGGTTGTGGTGAGTGTTGTCTTGTTGCTTGTCTTGTCGATCGCCTCGTTCAACTGGGTAGTTGACCCCTATGGAGTGTTGAATAGCCCAATTGTTCAAGGATTTAA harbors:
- a CDS encoding MBOAT family O-acyltransferase; this encodes MLFNSYAFIFVFLPITLILFFSLASLRLTRGSLAVLTLASLVFYAYWSWVYLPLLLISIVFNYLIGKRISKADRGSKLSQILLLVGIGVNLALLGYYKYAGFFISSINHFSHSNSPIPDIILPLGISFYTFTQTAYLVDTYRSEIQDSNYDLLTYSLFVTFFPHLIAGPILHHKDMIPQFQRLRNFVFYHENLVRGLTLFVLGLSKKLLIADNLSPWVAPIFDHSSHTTFSEAWVGTLSYAFQLYFDFSGYCDMAIGLGWMLNINLPANFNSPYKAISISDFWLRWHITLSNFLRDYLYIPLGANRLGEVRQYLNLMITMLLAGLWHGANWTFVVFGGLHGVYLCVDQWWRKQEISLPKWLAWSVTFVALLFSLVFFRSHTVGDAIALLQVMIGFKGIVLPFNPQGYFSVLTHFGVQLQEWSFFAYLPPPEEQSIGKLIGLLLVVTLLPNTLQIMEWVQPTWRWATVVGILSGFCFLSLNHVAEFLYFQF
- a CDS encoding AMP-binding protein yields the protein MLAKPVLKFSTLVELLHKRAFDQSDRTAYTFLEDGNREAGHLTYHQLERRAQSIAAQLQSLTATGSRALLLYPQGLEFIAAFCGCLYAGVIAIPAPPPDPTRLKRTLPRLEAIALNAGATLVLTTSHLMIQLEENSSQIKEFPTDHWLCTDKITEELAQEWQQPEISSDTLAYLQYTSGSTSTPKGVMVSHGNLMHHATSLQKACEYTSDSITVTWMPYFHDYGLVQGMILPLYTGTPCYLMSPFSFIRRPFHWLLAISRYRATHSQAPNFAYDQCIRRITPEQRAQLNLSSWQAAGIGAEPIKPPVMQEFIETFAPCGFRAEAFAPAYGLAEATLVVSSSSMGSPPVFCTLDAASLERNRVIEATEHQKMVRTIPGCGPLIGDTKVVIANPDNLTECEPDEVGEIWVANPSVALGYWQHHEETEKTFRAQLRDTQEGLFLRTGDLGFIKDGELFVTGRIKDLIIILGRNYYPQDIEFTVERSHNAVRSNGGAAFSVEVNGEERLVIVQEIERGQLRNLDTDEVMESIRQAVAQEHELPVYAVALIKGGSIPKTSSGKIQRRACQSAFLSGTLDVVAEWMSNLNGVCAEGGATGETVELLPKSTPIQKKIAAIWANCLVLPQVGLYDNFFILGGHSLHAVQIISEVGEAFSIDLPPSQLLESPTVASLSAKVEAALTRKRQQTQHKKKGLRTYQQFYWVVVSVVLLLVLSIASFNWVVDPYGVLNSPIVQGFNQLKPEQIHHERLFKAIEIIHLKPQIIFFGTSRTKRGLDPRHPIFHDQNTYNLAMAGATMYEIRRYFDHVLANQPNLKQVVLGLDYTSFAMNQKFQDDFDEGRLEQKTITLKDLISVLFSTDAFEDSLKTLAKNLSHSKSQKYSFFKGLEIIDDKKELPGSFQNFIQGGVYPLRKKDKYLLSEEQLKELKSLIEICHSRNIDLKLFISPIHATLLEVYRVRDEWSEIERWLRSIVKLTDVWDFSSYNSITTEEIKNQMQYYLDYSHYRKEVGNLILNRIFNFQQETVPRDFGVIITPDNIESHLAQINTDHAAWAKNHPQLVKLAQDLEK